One Ethanoligenens harbinense YUAN-3 genomic window carries:
- a CDS encoding acylphosphatase, with protein MVLRYHMLVSGLVQGVGFRYFVWQNALRLHLTGWVKNLDSGDVELEAEGPADQLDTFIKQVEKGSRFSRVEFVKVDAIEPTHSHSFEILN; from the coding sequence ATGGTGTTACGGTATCATATGCTGGTGTCCGGTTTGGTGCAGGGGGTCGGTTTCCGGTATTTCGTCTGGCAGAATGCCCTTCGCCTGCACCTGACCGGCTGGGTTAAAAATCTGGACAGCGGGGATGTGGAGCTGGAAGCGGAAGGGCCTGCCGACCAACTGGATACTTTCATCAAGCAGGTGGAAAAGGGTTCGCGCTTCTCCCGTGTGGAATTCGTGAAGGTTGATGCGATCGAACCTACCCATTCACACTCCTTTGAGATCCTCAACTAA
- a CDS encoding O-acetylhomoserine aminocarboxypropyltransferase/cysteine synthase family protein — MSERKFKFDTLQVHAGQESPDSATGARAVPVYQTTSYVFKDTDEAEGRFALKLPGNIYSRLTNPTTDVFEQRIAALEGGTGALATASGAAAITYAILNVAGTGDHIVSASTLYGGTYNLFATTLPRYGITTTFVDPDEPENFRKAINDKTKAVYIETLGNPGINVIDFDAVAAIAHEAGVPLIVDNTFATPYLFRPLEHGADVVVHSATKFIGGHGSAIGGVIVDGGSFDWAANGKFPGFTEPDASYHGIRYVDLGGVAFVMKVRAQLLRDLGASLAPWHSWLFIQSLETLSLRVARHVSNTEKIVKFLEEHPKVASVNYPGLPSNKYYALAQKYLPKGAGSIFSFDVKGDERIARKFIDSLEIFSQLANVADAKSLVIHPSSTTHQQLTPEEQKAAGFGPETVRLSIGIEDPDDLIADLDQALNKTV, encoded by the coding sequence ATGAGCGAACGGAAATTCAAATTTGACACATTGCAGGTTCATGCCGGCCAGGAGAGCCCTGATTCGGCGACCGGCGCCCGTGCTGTCCCGGTATACCAGACCACGTCTTATGTTTTTAAGGATACCGACGAGGCCGAAGGCCGTTTTGCACTGAAACTGCCGGGCAACATCTACTCCCGCCTGACAAACCCGACCACCGACGTGTTTGAGCAGCGCATCGCCGCCCTCGAAGGCGGCACGGGCGCTCTGGCCACGGCATCCGGCGCGGCGGCCATCACCTATGCCATCCTCAACGTGGCGGGCACGGGCGACCATATCGTTTCTGCCAGCACGCTCTATGGCGGCACCTACAATCTGTTTGCCACCACCCTGCCGCGTTATGGCATCACCACCACATTTGTAGACCCGGACGAACCCGAAAACTTCCGCAAAGCGATCAACGATAAAACCAAAGCGGTCTACATCGAGACACTGGGCAATCCGGGCATCAATGTTATTGATTTTGACGCCGTAGCGGCGATTGCACATGAGGCAGGCGTCCCGCTTATCGTGGATAATACGTTCGCTACGCCGTACCTGTTCCGCCCGCTTGAACATGGCGCGGACGTGGTGGTGCACAGCGCAACCAAATTCATCGGCGGCCACGGCTCGGCCATCGGCGGCGTGATTGTAGACGGCGGCAGTTTTGACTGGGCGGCCAACGGCAAATTCCCCGGTTTCACCGAGCCGGATGCATCCTACCACGGCATCCGGTATGTGGATCTTGGCGGCGTTGCGTTCGTGATGAAAGTGCGCGCACAGCTGCTCCGCGATCTTGGTGCATCGCTGGCCCCGTGGCACTCCTGGCTGTTCATCCAGAGCCTGGAGACTCTTTCTCTGCGCGTTGCCCGTCATGTGTCGAATACCGAGAAGATCGTGAAGTTCCTGGAAGAACATCCGAAGGTCGCATCTGTGAATTATCCGGGCCTGCCTTCGAATAAATATTACGCGCTGGCGCAGAAATATCTGCCGAAGGGCGCCGGCTCCATCTTCTCCTTTGATGTAAAGGGCGATGAACGCATCGCCCGGAAGTTCATTGACAGCCTGGAGATTTTCTCCCAGCTCGCCAACGTGGCCGACGCCAAATCGCTGGTCATCCACCCGTCTTCCACCACACACCAGCAGCTCACGCCGGAAGAGCAGAAAGCCGCGGGCTTTGGACCGGAAACAGTCCGCTTGTCCATCGGCATCGAAGATCCGGACGACCTGATCGCCGATCTCGACCAGGCGCTCAACAAGACGGTTTGA